One segment of Amycolatopsis alba DSM 44262 DNA contains the following:
- a CDS encoding LamG domain-containing protein produces MAFGVLPATAFASPEESASPVPSAVPNSAPDTAAATKFAKQGQKKVRVDDLTSERSETVANPDGSLTQTQTTRPVRVSRDGDWVPADSTLSPGPSGALSPKAAMADIALSAGRRGDVQTAGAAPLLQLSARGTSVGLDWPGVLPQPIVSGATATYPDVLPGVDLKVEVDVDKVHEVVVIKTPEAAKNPAIAKIKLGLPVKNGKLTKDEDGALRVKDAKGADVFLAKAPLMWDSSGVEPDATDFVRGPGTGGRQAKVSTEISGKSLLLTPDADLLANAAYPVYVDPTWQTNYCSNCGRNHYLVQHACGASKTPGDAVWDSADQLKVGYIYDSQASCAGHLVTARSFVEMNLGGLAGKLIYSAQLNLAVTNPNDCTSYNEVVLTNPIGPGLKFGSGPAQGRWLGRVSGCPTNVGFDVLPAVKDLVGGGGATFTFGILSPNENDQKTWKKYSPQVGFSITYNSLPKSPANLAIVNGTATYPCGLPAPGQPWVRPVLGRTSTGYVVKANVQDPDGGMLWTGFRVYKGWVSTGNYFWDNREAVVDNVLSDSNVANRNAQATLFMDSMPADGIYSFDAHVTDGRETSWAGACEVEVQLSAPAAPSVSSQTYPSGSFGGGPGRAGDFTFSVANTPTSVGSYVWKLDNTAPPTCNGTEPGTVKPAAYSGPVTAAIAPQTKGAHVLSVWSCNRAKTPSTRVDYNFSVRDVTAPLASWQFEGNGASQATGLRYVGEGRGAFTDGKIGEGAAMSGQAGDYFATGAQVLDTTKSFSASAWVNPTGLTSRRVVLSQDGSQSSGFALQYHESGKWAFSIADSAQANPAQSSAFSTAAPTEGAWTHLTGVYDATAKTATLYVNGQAQATVSATGSGSSGPLVVGGGKSGGVRANLYSGKLDEAVLFDRALTAAEVSSLHGNNGVPTGLSATREYAFESSTADATGKDGALTFAPGSGYATGYSDSAGQSATESKVGLSSGQAFVSDGPGYGQTKTPVIDTAQSFTVSAWVKLADTNGYYVVAGQDGTRSSAFQLRYSPDVNRWIMGLSAADDDTDKYRWASSTSVPQAGVWTHLTGVYDSSTAKALIYVNGVLEGQTAIPAGTTWTAAGGFAVGQVRWQGHPSPYFKGSIDQVQVWDRALPAAETADLANTAVLRANYQLDGSTADGVTGAAGVVSGGAAMVNDNGVNVAKFDKSWSGSIEGPRPPALRADRSFTVEAWVKHKWTPEDVQDAKLRSPANSVGGDDATRAAVALNDPKFSPFLLGYRPSKDAAGNWYGKWSWLASSPSATAGQPTPAIGVTSESVDENTWTHLTGTYDAVTDVACLYAETDERQFQPVCRTGVAGWAGNSDIASFLIGRGIWDGYKSDFWYGDVRGVRVYTGVLDAQRIAADMILDHP; encoded by the coding sequence GTGGCTTTCGGGGTACTCCCGGCCACGGCTTTCGCATCTCCAGAGGAAAGCGCTTCCCCGGTGCCGTCGGCGGTGCCGAATTCCGCGCCCGACACCGCGGCCGCGACGAAATTCGCCAAGCAGGGCCAGAAGAAGGTCCGGGTCGACGACCTGACCTCCGAGCGTTCGGAAACCGTCGCCAACCCGGACGGCTCCCTGACTCAGACGCAGACCACCCGGCCGGTCCGGGTCTCTCGTGACGGTGACTGGGTTCCCGCGGACTCCACGCTGAGCCCTGGCCCGAGCGGGGCGCTGTCCCCGAAGGCCGCGATGGCCGATATCGCGCTTTCCGCAGGTCGGCGCGGGGATGTCCAGACCGCGGGAGCCGCACCGCTGCTGCAGTTGAGCGCCAGGGGCACCTCGGTGGGGCTCGACTGGCCAGGGGTGCTTCCCCAGCCGATCGTCTCGGGTGCCACCGCCACCTACCCCGACGTGCTTCCCGGCGTCGACCTCAAGGTCGAGGTCGACGTGGACAAGGTTCACGAGGTCGTCGTGATCAAGACGCCGGAGGCGGCGAAGAACCCGGCCATCGCGAAGATCAAGCTGGGCCTGCCGGTGAAGAACGGCAAGCTCACCAAGGACGAGGACGGCGCGCTCCGGGTCAAGGACGCCAAGGGAGCCGACGTCTTCCTGGCCAAGGCGCCCTTGATGTGGGACTCGTCGGGAGTCGAACCCGACGCGACGGACTTCGTCCGCGGTCCGGGGACGGGCGGTCGCCAGGCCAAGGTGTCGACCGAGATCTCGGGTAAGTCGCTGCTCCTCACGCCTGACGCCGACCTGCTGGCGAACGCCGCCTACCCGGTTTACGTCGACCCGACCTGGCAGACGAACTACTGCTCCAACTGCGGCCGTAACCACTACCTGGTCCAGCACGCCTGCGGCGCTTCGAAGACGCCGGGCGACGCGGTCTGGGACTCGGCCGACCAGCTCAAGGTCGGGTACATCTACGACTCCCAGGCGAGCTGCGCGGGGCACCTCGTCACCGCGCGCTCCTTTGTGGAAATGAACCTCGGGGGACTGGCCGGGAAGCTGATCTACAGCGCGCAACTGAACCTGGCGGTGACCAACCCGAACGATTGCACCAGCTACAACGAGGTGGTTCTGACCAATCCGATCGGTCCTGGACTGAAGTTCGGGAGCGGCCCGGCACAGGGCCGGTGGCTCGGACGCGTGAGTGGCTGCCCGACCAACGTCGGTTTCGACGTCTTACCAGCCGTCAAGGACCTGGTGGGAGGCGGTGGGGCGACCTTCACCTTCGGCATCCTCTCGCCCAACGAGAACGATCAGAAGACCTGGAAGAAGTATTCCCCTCAGGTCGGTTTCTCGATCACCTACAACTCGCTTCCGAAGTCGCCTGCCAACCTCGCCATCGTCAACGGGACTGCGACCTATCCCTGTGGCCTGCCCGCCCCTGGCCAGCCGTGGGTCCGCCCGGTGCTCGGTCGCACCAGCACCGGTTACGTGGTCAAGGCGAACGTCCAGGACCCGGACGGCGGCATGCTCTGGACCGGTTTCCGTGTCTACAAGGGCTGGGTGAGTACCGGGAACTACTTCTGGGACAACCGTGAGGCCGTTGTCGACAACGTCTTGAGCGACTCGAACGTCGCCAATCGCAACGCTCAGGCGACTCTGTTCATGGACTCGATGCCCGCGGACGGGATCTACTCCTTCGACGCGCACGTCACCGACGGCCGGGAAACCAGTTGGGCGGGCGCTTGCGAAGTCGAAGTCCAACTCTCCGCTCCCGCCGCCCCGTCGGTGTCGTCCCAGACGTATCCGAGTGGCAGCTTCGGAGGTGGCCCCGGCCGGGCGGGTGACTTCACCTTCTCGGTGGCCAACACCCCGACCTCGGTCGGAAGCTATGTGTGGAAGCTCGACAACACCGCGCCGCCCACCTGCAACGGGACCGAGCCCGGCACGGTCAAACCCGCCGCGTACAGCGGCCCCGTGACCGCCGCCATCGCCCCACAGACGAAGGGGGCGCACGTCCTGAGCGTCTGGTCGTGCAACCGGGCGAAGACACCGTCGACCAGGGTCGACTACAACTTCAGCGTCCGCGACGTCACAGCGCCTCTCGCGTCTTGGCAGTTCGAAGGCAACGGCGCTTCCCAGGCGACCGGCCTGCGTTACGTCGGTGAGGGCAGGGGAGCGTTCACCGACGGCAAGATCGGTGAAGGCGCGGCCATGTCGGGCCAGGCAGGCGACTACTTCGCGACCGGTGCGCAGGTGCTGGACACGACGAAGTCCTTCTCGGCTTCCGCTTGGGTGAATCCCACAGGCCTGACCAGCAGGCGGGTCGTGCTTTCCCAGGACGGCAGCCAGAGCAGCGGTTTCGCCTTGCAGTACCACGAATCCGGCAAGTGGGCCTTCAGCATCGCCGACTCGGCCCAGGCCAACCCGGCGCAAAGTTCCGCCTTCTCCACCGCTGCTCCGACCGAGGGCGCGTGGACACATCTCACGGGTGTTTACGACGCCACCGCGAAAACGGCGACGCTCTACGTCAACGGGCAAGCACAAGCCACGGTCAGCGCCACCGGTTCCGGCAGCTCGGGACCGTTGGTCGTGGGCGGCGGGAAATCCGGCGGTGTGCGGGCAAACCTGTACTCCGGGAAACTCGATGAGGCCGTGCTCTTCGACCGTGCGCTGACCGCTGCGGAAGTGTCTTCGCTGCACGGAAACAACGGCGTTCCGACCGGTCTTTCGGCCACCCGCGAGTACGCGTTCGAGAGCAGCACGGCGGACGCGACCGGAAAAGACGGCGCCCTCACTTTCGCTCCTGGCTCGGGGTATGCCACCGGCTACAGCGACTCCGCCGGACAATCCGCCACGGAGAGCAAGGTCGGACTGTCGTCCGGCCAGGCTTTCGTCAGCGACGGCCCCGGATACGGGCAGACGAAGACACCGGTGATCGACACCGCGCAGAGCTTCACCGTTTCGGCGTGGGTGAAACTGGCCGACACCAACGGTTACTACGTCGTGGCCGGACAAGACGGCACCCGCTCCAGTGCCTTCCAGTTGCGCTACTCCCCGGACGTGAACCGGTGGATCATGGGGCTTTCGGCCGCAGACGACGATACGGACAAGTATCGGTGGGCGTCCTCCACCAGCGTCCCGCAGGCGGGTGTCTGGACACATTTGACCGGCGTCTACGACTCTTCCACGGCCAAAGCGCTGATCTACGTGAACGGTGTTCTTGAAGGGCAGACAGCCATTCCCGCAGGGACCACCTGGACCGCGGCCGGCGGCTTCGCCGTCGGGCAGGTGCGGTGGCAGGGCCATCCGTCGCCGTACTTCAAGGGCAGCATCGACCAGGTTCAGGTCTGGGACCGGGCGCTCCCCGCCGCTGAGACCGCCGATCTGGCCAACACCGCTGTGCTCCGGGCCAACTACCAGCTCGACGGCAGCACCGCCGACGGAGTCACCGGCGCGGCCGGTGTCGTCTCGGGCGGCGCGGCCATGGTCAACGACAACGGCGTCAACGTCGCGAAGTTCGACAAGTCCTGGAGCGGGTCGATCGAGGGGCCGCGCCCGCCCGCACTTCGGGCCGACCGGAGCTTCACCGTCGAAGCCTGGGTGAAGCACAAGTGGACTCCGGAGGACGTCCAGGACGCCAAGCTTCGCAGTCCTGCGAACAGCGTGGGCGGAGACGATGCCACCCGAGCCGCTGTCGCGCTGAACGATCCGAAGTTCTCGCCTTTCCTTCTGGGGTACAGGCCGTCCAAGGACGCGGCAGGCAACTGGTACGGCAAGTGGAGCTGGCTGGCCAGTTCGCCGTCCGCCACCGCTGGGCAGCCGACTCCGGCGATCGGGGTCACGTCGGAAAGCGTCGACGAGAACACGTGGACGCATTTGACCGGAACCTACGACGCGGTCACCGATGTGGCCTGCCTCTATGCGGAGACCGACGAGCGGCAATTTCAACCCGTGTGCCGGACTGGCGTCGCGGGCTGGGCAGGCAACAGCGATATCGCGAGTTTCCTGATCGGACGGGGTATCTGGGACGGATACAAATCCGATTTCTGGTACGGCGATGTCCGCGGAGTTCGCGTCTACACCGGTGTGCTCGACGCGCAACGCATCGCCGCGGACATGATCCTCGACCACCCCTGA
- a CDS encoding DUF2716 domain-containing protein — MNNAWEAISRVADEPAWYWVYDKLAFWPSTYAHAWPGFREPAPSVAWDLAPGGLDRASAEFRLGPYAVEQNDVARVALSALKDCVAEDEWVWVLHWQHQSYRFYPHRHAALDPWPVPVFPRTDYHMFLANDFRFGTLGHPWERTLCVYGEKLVPAFEKHGEQVFKNPLRRDGAPSVMAG; from the coding sequence GTGAACAACGCTTGGGAAGCCATCTCCAGGGTCGCAGATGAGCCCGCTTGGTACTGGGTCTACGACAAGCTCGCGTTCTGGCCGAGTACCTACGCCCACGCCTGGCCGGGTTTCCGTGAACCCGCGCCGTCCGTCGCGTGGGATCTCGCGCCCGGCGGGCTCGACCGCGCGTCGGCCGAATTCCGGCTCGGCCCGTATGCCGTCGAGCAGAACGACGTCGCCCGTGTCGCGCTCTCGGCGCTGAAGGACTGCGTCGCCGAGGACGAGTGGGTCTGGGTGCTGCACTGGCAGCACCAGTCGTATCGCTTCTACCCGCATCGGCACGCCGCGCTCGACCCGTGGCCGGTCCCGGTGTTCCCGCGCACGGACTATCACATGTTCCTGGCGAACGACTTCCGCTTCGGCACGCTCGGGCACCCTTGGGAACGGACCTTGTGCGTCTACGGCGAGAAGCTCGTACCCGCCTTCGAGAAGCATGGCGAACAGGTGTTCAAGAACCCGCTGCGTCGTGACGGGGCGCCGTCGGTGATGGCGGGCTGA
- a CDS encoding helix-turn-helix domain-containing protein, whose protein sequence is MAERTDWRLLRERRMAEPGASDAYEAAKLAYALGGTVREMREARGWSQARLATEAGMTQSAVARFEAGGTVPTIPVLERLAHALEAELDVRIVPRLSTV, encoded by the coding sequence ATGGCGGAACGGACCGACTGGAGGCTGCTTCGCGAGCGGCGGATGGCCGAGCCGGGTGCCTCTGACGCGTACGAGGCCGCAAAACTGGCCTACGCCCTGGGTGGGACGGTGCGCGAAATGCGGGAGGCGCGCGGCTGGTCCCAGGCGAGGCTCGCCACCGAGGCGGGGATGACTCAGTCGGCCGTCGCGCGGTTCGAGGCGGGCGGAACCGTTCCGACCATTCCGGTGCTGGAACGGCTGGCCCATGCCCTCGAAGCCGAACTCGACGTTCGCATCGTTCCGCGGCTGTCCACGGTGTGA
- a CDS encoding immunity 7 family protein, with product MFEYHGWVTIQASPSGDDDAALLERIVERVHRAVRDFDDGDLVDLRWAAGVPVLHLGGMDKHGTAIATELVDLFTRVGDLAPGSYGLLHVWDDQDPEHDNEFKVYRMARGLVTERADDHLSPVAPTVLDGYEI from the coding sequence GTGTTCGAATACCACGGGTGGGTGACCATCCAAGCGAGCCCTTCCGGCGACGATGACGCGGCGCTGCTCGAGCGCATCGTCGAGCGGGTGCACCGCGCCGTCCGCGACTTCGACGACGGCGATCTGGTGGACCTGCGCTGGGCCGCCGGGGTGCCGGTGCTGCATCTGGGCGGCATGGACAAGCACGGCACGGCGATCGCGACCGAGCTGGTGGACCTGTTCACCCGCGTCGGCGACCTCGCGCCCGGCTCCTACGGCCTCCTGCACGTCTGGGACGACCAGGATCCCGAGCACGACAACGAGTTCAAGGTGTACCGCATGGCCCGCGGCCTGGTCACCGAACGCGCCGACGACCACCTGTCCCCGGTCGCGCCGACCGTGCTCGACGGCTACGAGATCTAA